The Pan paniscus chromosome 12, NHGRI_mPanPan1-v2.0_pri, whole genome shotgun sequence genome window below encodes:
- the IAH1 gene encoding isoamyl acetate-hydrolyzing esterase 1 homolog isoform X2, which translates to MVQYLKSVDIPENRVILITPTPLCETAWEEQCIIQGCKLNRLNSVVGEYANACLQVAQDCGTDVLDLWTLMQDSQDFSSYLSDGLHLSPKGNEFLFSHLWPLIEKKVSSLPLLLPYWRDVAEAKPELSLLGDGDH; encoded by the exons ATGGTGCAGTACCTGAAGTCCGTGGACATCCCTGAGAATCGAGTCATTCTCATCACGCCGACCCCACTTTGTGAAACAGCCTGGGAAGAACAGTGCATCATACAAG GTTGCAAACTAAATCGCCTGAACTCTGTTGTTGGTGAATATGCCAATGCGTGTTTACAAGTGGCCCAAGACTGTGGGACTGACGTACTTGACCTGTGGACCCTGATGCAGGacagccag GACTTCTCATCTTATTTATCAGATGGACTACATTTGTCTCCAAAGGGGAATGAATTTTTGTTCTCGCATCTCTGGCCTTTGATAGAGAAAAAGGTCTCTTCTCTACCTTTGCTGCTTCCTTACTGGCGGGATGTAGCAGAAGCAAAACCTGAATTAAGTCTGctgggagatggagaccattag